In the Drosophila gunungcola strain Sukarami unplaced genomic scaffold, Dgunungcola_SK_2 000001F, whole genome shotgun sequence genome, one interval contains:
- the LOC128261940 gene encoding protein Wnt-6 isoform X1, which produces MRLLMVIAILIFAMPMTGFGWAEGTNILLDPNLMCKKTRRLRGKLAEICRHDSALLKEIIINGINLGFRECEFQFRNRRWNCTVLRKSMRKILMRDSRETGFVNAITAAGVTYAVTKACTMGTLVECSCDKAHMRRNGGQPQMVTAATAEAALERQQEAAMLRQQNPLLDQHLSLQERMNRINNGSAMTDLSPLESRNGRNRKPGGRRGRRKFWDNIKFPEGQWEWGGCSDNVNFGLRHSRVFLDAKHRQRRSDLGTLVKLHNNNAGRLAIRDAMRLECKCHGLSGSCTVKTCWLKMPPFREVAGRLRDRYDSARKVTLRNDGNSFMPEIPHTRPANKYQLVFADDSPDFCTPNAKTGALGTQGRECNVTSSGSDRCDRLCCNRGHTRRIVEEQTNCKCVFKWCCEVTCEKCLEHRAVNTCL; this is translated from the exons ggcCGAAGGCACCAACATCCTTCTCGATCCAAATCTAATGTGCAAAAAGACACGTCGTCTGCGGGGCAAGTTGGCCGAAATCTGCCGGCACGATTCGGCCCTGCTCAAAGAGATCATCATCAATGGCATCAACCTGGGCTTCCGCGAATGCGAATTTCAATTCCGCAACCGGCGGTGGAATTGCACTGTTCTGCGCAAGAGCATGAGGAAAATCTTAATGCGTG ACTCCCGAGAGACGGGCTTCGTGAACGCGATCACAGCCGCTGGAGTGACCTATGCGGTGACAAAGGCTTGCACGATGGGCACGTTGGTGGAGTGCTCCTGCGACAAGGCGCACATGCGCAGAAACGGCGGACAGCCCCAGATGGTGACGGCGGCAACCGCAGAAGCCGCATTAGAGCGGCAGCAGGAGGCGGCTATGTTGCGACAACAGAATCCCCTGCTGGATCAACATCTCAGTCTACAGGAGCGAATGAATCGCATCAACAACGGCAGTGCCATGACGGATTTATCCCCGCTGGAAAGCAGGAACGGGCGGAATCGCAAGCCCGGAGGGAGGCGGGGGCGACGCAAATTCTGGGACAACATCAAGTTTCCCGAAGGTCAATGGGAGTGGGGCGGATGCAGTGACAACGTCAACTTTGGCCTTCGTCACTCGCGCGTTTTCCTCGACGCCAAGCACAGGCAACGGCGGAGCGATCTGGGCACGCTGGTCAAGTTACACAATAATAATGCTGGCAGATTG GCCATTCGCGATGCCATGCGGCTGGAGTGCAAGTGCCACGGGCTGTCCGGCTCCTGCACGGTGAAGACCTGCTGGCTGAAGATGCCTCCGTTCCGGGAAGTAGCAGGACGACTGCGCGACCGATACGACAGTGCCAGGAAGGTGACGTTGCGCAACGATGGGAATAGCTTTATGCCCGAGATTCCGCACACAAGGCCGGCGAACAAGTACCAGCTCGTATTTGCGGATGATTCGCCCGACTTTTGCACACCCAACGCGAAAACAGGGGCATTGGGAACCCAGGGTAGGGAGTGCAATGTGACCAGTTCGGGATCCGATCGCTGCGATCGATTGTGCTGCAATCGAGGACATACTCGCAGGATTGTCGAGGAACAAACCAATTGCAAATGCGTTTTCAAGTGGTGCTGTGAGGTGACCTGCGAAAAGTGCCTGGAGCATCGAGCAGTTAACACATGCCTTTGA
- the LOC128261940 gene encoding protein Wnt-6 isoform X2 has protein sequence MCKKTRRLRGKLAEICRHDSALLKEIIINGINLGFRECEFQFRNRRWNCTVLRKSMRKILMRDSRETGFVNAITAAGVTYAVTKACTMGTLVECSCDKAHMRRNGGQPQMVTAATAEAALERQQEAAMLRQQNPLLDQHLSLQERMNRINNGSAMTDLSPLESRNGRNRKPGGRRGRRKFWDNIKFPEGQWEWGGCSDNVNFGLRHSRVFLDAKHRQRRSDLGTLVKLHNNNAGRLAIRDAMRLECKCHGLSGSCTVKTCWLKMPPFREVAGRLRDRYDSARKVTLRNDGNSFMPEIPHTRPANKYQLVFADDSPDFCTPNAKTGALGTQGRECNVTSSGSDRCDRLCCNRGHTRRIVEEQTNCKCVFKWCCEVTCEKCLEHRAVNTCL, from the exons ATGTGCAAAAAGACACGTCGTCTGCGGGGCAAGTTGGCCGAAATCTGCCGGCACGATTCGGCCCTGCTCAAAGAGATCATCATCAATGGCATCAACCTGGGCTTCCGCGAATGCGAATTTCAATTCCGCAACCGGCGGTGGAATTGCACTGTTCTGCGCAAGAGCATGAGGAAAATCTTAATGCGTG ACTCCCGAGAGACGGGCTTCGTGAACGCGATCACAGCCGCTGGAGTGACCTATGCGGTGACAAAGGCTTGCACGATGGGCACGTTGGTGGAGTGCTCCTGCGACAAGGCGCACATGCGCAGAAACGGCGGACAGCCCCAGATGGTGACGGCGGCAACCGCAGAAGCCGCATTAGAGCGGCAGCAGGAGGCGGCTATGTTGCGACAACAGAATCCCCTGCTGGATCAACATCTCAGTCTACAGGAGCGAATGAATCGCATCAACAACGGCAGTGCCATGACGGATTTATCCCCGCTGGAAAGCAGGAACGGGCGGAATCGCAAGCCCGGAGGGAGGCGGGGGCGACGCAAATTCTGGGACAACATCAAGTTTCCCGAAGGTCAATGGGAGTGGGGCGGATGCAGTGACAACGTCAACTTTGGCCTTCGTCACTCGCGCGTTTTCCTCGACGCCAAGCACAGGCAACGGCGGAGCGATCTGGGCACGCTGGTCAAGTTACACAATAATAATGCTGGCAGATTG GCCATTCGCGATGCCATGCGGCTGGAGTGCAAGTGCCACGGGCTGTCCGGCTCCTGCACGGTGAAGACCTGCTGGCTGAAGATGCCTCCGTTCCGGGAAGTAGCAGGACGACTGCGCGACCGATACGACAGTGCCAGGAAGGTGACGTTGCGCAACGATGGGAATAGCTTTATGCCCGAGATTCCGCACACAAGGCCGGCGAACAAGTACCAGCTCGTATTTGCGGATGATTCGCCCGACTTTTGCACACCCAACGCGAAAACAGGGGCATTGGGAACCCAGGGTAGGGAGTGCAATGTGACCAGTTCGGGATCCGATCGCTGCGATCGATTGTGCTGCAATCGAGGACATACTCGCAGGATTGTCGAGGAACAAACCAATTGCAAATGCGTTTTCAAGTGGTGCTGTGAGGTGACCTGCGAAAAGTGCCTGGAGCATCGAGCAGTTAACACATGCCTTTGA